The Nostoc sp. PCC 7524 nucleotide sequence TCAAGGGAGAGAACTTTTACCAGAAGAACTACCCATGCAGTATGCTGCGGCTCATGGCGTGGAAGTTTTAGATTTTGAAGTCGATGTAGTTCATAAAAATGGGCAAATTACCAAGCTGCTGGAGTATGTAGCCCCATTATTTGACGAAGAAGGTAAGACTAGAGGCTGTATCGGCGCTTTTTTAGATATTACAGAGCGCAAATACACAGAAGAACTGCTAAGAAATCAGCAACAATGGCTAGAAGCAGTGTTAAATTTAATGCCCAGACCATTGTTATTGATTGAACCAGGAACAGCGAGGGTAACTTTTGCCAATCGTGCGGCTGACGAATTAGCTGGGGGCGAATTTCCTAAAGGTGTACCAGCCGCAGAGTATCACACAGCCTATTACTACACAGATGCAGCAGGTAATCGTATTCCTGACGAGCAAATGCCAGGGGTAAGGGTTGCCCGTGGAGAAAGTTTGCATGGACTAGAGATGGACTGGCATACCAAAAATGGTATTCGTTCTTTACTGATATTTGCTGATACCCTGCCGGCTATGCACGACTATCCAGCTACCTGTGTATTAGTATTTCAAGATATTACTAATCTCAAGCAAGCAGAAAAAGCCCGGTTACTCAACTATCAAAGGCTGCAATTACTATTTAGTACCGCTAGTGACTTGTTATCTAGCCAAGAACCTTTGGCACTTATCGATAGTTGCTTTGATAAACTGGCAGAGCAGATCGGATTGGATGTTTACTTCAACTATTTAATAGAACCAGCAAATACTCAGGTAATGCGATTAGCCTCATATAGAGGTTTATCTCCAGAACTAGCAAAAGAAATTGAGTGGTTGTCTTTAGGACAAGCAGTATGCGGTATTGTCGCTCAACAGCGTCAGTCAATCTGTGTAGAAAGTGTACAGCAATTAACTGATACTACAACAGAATTACTGCGCTTAGTCGGTCTAACGGCTTATTACTGTTACCCATTAAAAGCCCAAGGGAAAATTTTAGGAACTTTGGGTTTTGGTAGTCGCACGCGGACTTCCTTCACCGAAAATCAAAAGGGCATGATGCAGGCGGTATGTGATCAAATTGCCATTGCGATGGAACGAGCTGAATTAATTGCTTCCTTGCAACAGCAAACTGAACAGCTCACAGAAGCCAATCGCATGAAAGATGAATTTTTGGCTATCCTATCTCATGAATTGCGATCGCCTCTCAATGCTATCTTAGGCTGGGCGCAGTTATTAAAGTCCCGCAAACTCAATGAAATTCAGACAGCTAAAGGCTTAGAAACTATCGAGCGCAACGCTAAAGCCCAAACCCAGCTAATTGAAGACTTACTTGATATCTCCCGAATGATTAGAGGTAAGTTGCGTCTCAATGTTTGCAGTTGCAATCTGGTATCTATCGTTAAATCAACCATTGAGAATATCAACCTAGCTGCTCAAGCCAAAGATATTGATGTGCAGTTTTCCTTATGCTCTAACTTGGAATCACCGCAACCCCCTTCAGAAAATCTCCAATTCCTAGTTTCCGGTGATCCAGAGCGTTTACAGCAAGTTATCTGGAATTTACTGACAAATGCCATCAAGTTCACACCTAGAGGGGGCAAAGTAGAAATCAAGCTCTCGGAAATCATTGAGAGAGAACCAACGAAACATCACAACAAGGAACTACCAATTACCTACTATGCTCAAATTCAAGTGATGGATACAGGTATTGGTATTAGTCCCAGTTTCTTACCTTACGTGTTTGATCGATTTCGCCAAGCTGATAGTTCCAGTACCAGATCCCACGGTGGCTTGGGTTTAGGTTTAGCAATTGTCAGGCATTTAGTAGAGTTGCATGGTGGTACAGTCCATGTAGACAGCCCAGGCGAAGGGCAAGGAGCAACTTTTACCGTCAAGCTACCACTTCTAGATTGTTGTAAAACAGCTATTGAACCAGCCATGACAACAGCAGACAATTCTACCCCTTTACCAGCTTTTCCCACATTATCAGGAGTGCGGGTGCTGGTGGTAGACGATGAAGCAGATTCTCGTGATTTTGTCAGCACAGTTTTACAACAATGTCAAGCTGAAGTCCGAACTGTGGAGTCAGCACAAGCAGCATTACAGATGATGATCAAGTGGCAACCAGATGTATTAGTCAGTGATATTGGGATGCCCCAGGAAGATGGTTATGCCTTAATTCGTCAAGTGCGATCGCTACCTCCAGAACAAGGAGGCCAAATCCCCGCCGCCGCCCTAACAGCCTATGCTAGAGCCGACGATCGCACACGAGCCATACAAGAAGGGTATCAACTACATTTGCCTAAGCCGATTGAGCCGACTGAGTTGGCTACAGTTGTTGCGAGTTTAATAGGCAATAGGTAATAGGTAATAGGCAATAGGCAATAGGCAATAGGCATTTCTTCTCAATCCCCAATCCCCAGTCCCCAGTACCCAACCCCCAGTCCCTACTAAGAACCTGGTTTCTTCTGTAGCCGGATTAATGTATTGTAAACTTGTCTTTTTAAATTGTTATTACTTTGCAGTTCCATCGTGATCTTATTAAATGTATCAATACTTAGACCATGCTCTTCGACAATTTGCTGAGATTGGTTACAGTAATTAACGGCAATATCTCTAGCCTGACTTGGCAACCCATTCATACTTTTGGGGTCATTACAAACTATCTTGGGAATATCAGCGTTACCAATAACTTTTTTTATTTCCCCAAAAGCTTGCTGACGTGCTGGCTCCATTGCTAACACGGCTTTGGCGTAGTTAGTAATTTCAATATTGTTAACTGAGGTAACTTGAGCATCAACTTTTAAAGTGCTAAAAACCAAACTAGCACTTGTAATCATGCCCACAAATAAAGTTTTGGTAAGTATCTCTTGCATTCTAGTTTGGTAGAACAAATTAGCAATCTTCTTCATAAGGTGTGACACAGCGCGACAGCAGGGATATTGTAATAACTGAGAATTATTTTTGGAGTGAGAAGTTCCAGAGAAACTTACCATCAGTTGTGGTAATTACTGTCAATTGCGTCGGCATACTTGACATAATTCTATGACTTTAGTTTGAAGTGTTGATATTTCCCCAAAGCCTTGTTTGAGACTAAACTCTAACTCTAGTAATAGTGGTAAACAAGACAGAAGTTGCCGTAAAGAAAGAGATTGAACTTCTTGCTGTAAAAAGTAGATCCGCTTAGGATTGCCAACTTCAGCCGCTTGAGCGATCGCCTGGGAATTGCGTTCACCACTTTCCATCATCAGTTTCACCCATAACCAAGTGCGAAATTGACCAATCAAAGTAGCAACTATCCGTAATCCTGGCTCGGCGGCATTGATTAAATCAGCCAAGACAGTCAAAGCTTTTGCCGTGTCCCCAGTTCTAATAGCTGCGGCTAGTTGCAGACTATTCTGGGTATTATTCCTGACTAAAAGTGTAACAGTATCTACTTCGATAGGTTGATTACCATCTTCAGCATAAAGACGTAACTTCTCGATTTCATTGTAAAGTAGTCGTGTATCATTACCTACAGCTTCCGCTAAAACTTCCGCCGCCTTAGCTGTCAGTCTCACCCCCACAGTTTGAGCAGCTTGGTTAACAGCTTGTATGAGTAACTCCGTCTTCCAAGGTGGAATCAGGGGAAACTCCCGGTACTCAGTAGCCAATTGTTTGAACAACTTCGTAGATTTCAAGCGTTCATCTGGTTTGTTGCGGGAAGTCAGTAATAAAACCGAATTTTCAGGGATTACTGACAAAGTACGCGTTAATTCTGCCAACAGATGATCAGGACACTGCTGAAAAACAGTAGTATTATTCAGCCATACCAAACGCCCTCCAGCACCAAAGGGTGGAGTCATAGCTTGATTTAAAGCCGCAATCACCGCATCGCTTTGTTCGGGTGGAAAACCAGTATAGTTAAAACTAATCCAGAGGGGATCGAGGATGCGATCTCGCAACAGCGTCACCGCTTTTTCCAGGGCAAAATCATCCTCACCCCAGTAAACGTAGATGGGCATCGAATAACCTCGGTGGGGAGCAGGGGAGCAGGGGAGCAGGGGAGAATAACTATTGCCTATTGCCCATTGACTATTTTCCGCCTTCTTCCTGTACCCTTAATTTAAACTAACTGTTAACATACTTAAATTTTCCCTAAAATCTATCAAGTGAGAGCGCGAGGCAACGAAGATTGGACGACAATTACCAAACCTATTTAAATCGGGTAGCAAGAATGACGCTACCAGAAGCTTACAGATCCCAAGTTCAACATATCCAAGAATCTTATAAATTTCAGCCGTCTTCAGGATCTAGAAAAGCAGTACCTTTTCCTGGCTATACCCTAATTACTCCAAGTGCAGCAGAAGATGTAGATAACTCAACCTTCTACGCTACTTTAGCAGCTTATCAGCAGGAGCTTTTGCAGTTACCGTTAGGTAAAGATTTGATTGTCCCTGTACCTGCGGCAAGTTTTCATCTGACTTTAGCAGACTTGATTTGGGACAGTGCTTATCGAGATGCTTCTGAGAATAATCCTGACTTTGAGCAACAATTACACTCTTGCATTGCAGAAACATTTCAACAGTATCAACAATCCCTGACACAAGAAAGTCATGGAATTTCTTGGCAAACTTTGGGACTGATAGTAATGCCAAGGGCTATTGGTGTGTGTTTAGTACCTAAAGACGAACGTTGCTATGAGCAGATTATTAAATTCCGTCGCACAGTGTATCAAAATCCCAAACTAATCGCTTTAGGAATTGAACAACATTATCATTTTACAGCCCATGTCACATTGGGTTATTTCGGGGATGTCACACCGGAACTAGACAGAACAAATCTCGGTAATTTACTGACTGAGTTGAATCAAAAATGGCTAGATATGCCAGAAATCCTCATCCGTCGTGTTGAACTGCGGAAGTTCGACGATATGACGCGCTATTATCGTCAAACAGACTGGCCGAGTTTAGAGTTTTAGTTGGGATTGGGGACTGGGGATTGGGGACTGGGGATTGGGGATTGGGCTAGATAAATATCAGTATTCTCCTCTGCTCCTCTGTTCCCCTGCTCCCCTGCTCCCTTGCTCCTCTGCTCCCTTGCTCCCCTACTCCCCACTCCCTACTCCCCACTCCCTATTTCGATATGCCAGATAAACTGCTTCTAAAAGTACATCGGGAGAAACCTTTTCTGGTAGTTGTTGGATGTTGAGAATGGCTTGGAGTTGTTGGGCTAATTTCAAAGCTAGTGCGTTTCTAGCTTTGTGTGACATTGCACTACGTCGTTTTAAATACTCACTAATTACAGCAAAATCATCAGGTAATAGTATTGATAAATCAGTAATTTGTGACAGTTCCTCATAAAATGACTTTGCTTGCTCAGAAATTATAAAGTTTGCTGATGTTGTGGGTATTTCAGCTTGAATGACAATTGTACCGGCAGCTAAATCACCAAGGCGTTTTTCTTGGCGACTAAAAATTATTAAACAAGCTCCAATAAATAAAAATTCGTCAAATGGGCGTAGTAAAGCTCTCAGGGTTGCTTGTTGCAATCCAATTGGTCTACCATCATCACGAACTACGCGAATGTTTGCTGCTCGTTTACCTGGGGTTTGCCCTTGCCATAAAGTTTCAAAAAAGACAAAATAACCAGCATAAATGACAAAGCTAACAATAAATGTAATGGCTATTAACCACAAGCCAACTGTAGAGCCAAAGACTTGCTGCCAAAAATCTGATAACTGTCCGGCAATAATAATCCAGGCAATTAAGAAAATGACCAAAATAGCAGCTAATGCTAAATAATCAATCAATAAAGCCCAAGCACGATTACCAATGCCAGCCAGGGTGAATTCTAACTCTACACTTTCTGGTGTGTGGTATTTAACGCGGTTAAACAGGTGCATAATTTCAAGTAATGCTGGCGGTTAAATTTCGCGATCGCGTAGTTTTAAGCCTAACCCTTCCCGACGACTCCGCAAGTCATAGTAAACCACGGCTTTGATAGTTTGCAACAATGGCACAATCACCGCACCACTACTAAAACTGATAGCGAAGACTAATACAAGATAAGGCAAAAGATATACAGTACCCCCCTCTTGTATCAGGGGTAAGAAAACAAGTTGTAAAATCCTAGTCAAAATTTGCACCACAATTTGGATTGGAATGGTGATTAAAAATCCGACAAAGGAAATCAATAGTATTCGCCAGACGTAACCTTTAGTTAATTCCCAACTGCGACTGATCGCACTCGCACCATCAATGTTATCTTCCACAGCCAAGGGTAAATCTACTAAGTAAAATCTTGTCACTAGCCACAAAACAGCTAACAAAGCGACAATCCCCACCACAAAGGCAATCAAACCTATCACTAGAAACGTAGCAGGATTTCCTTGCTGTCCTATTCCTCCCACTAGCGCCGCCGATAACAACCCTAGTATGGCAAATATAATTACCATCCCTATGACAATACCTATACCCACGAGAAACAATAACAGCATCGCCAACAAAAACTGCCACAGCCGTGAATTGACGAAACGTTTACCCGATGAGATGCTTTCTGGTTGATTCACCAATTCACCAAAAGCCAAGCGGGAAATTAAGGATGTGAGAGCATAAAATTTAGCCCACCCATATACAGGCACCAGTATCCATAGGTAAGCTTGGAGAGCTAGTAAAAAATATTCCTTCAGATGAGAACGATACAATCGCATTCCAGCACTGACAACGTTACCTACACTCAGTGGTTGTATAGGATCAGGAGAACCAAGATTGCCTGCCATAAGGTAGAACTTTCCTTGAAATTACGGGTATGAATTTGAAGCTATCTTAAGCTACGTTAATTGCTAATATGCCCAAAATTTATGAATATTCAACGTTGGATTGCACGACGAGAAGCAAACTGGCAGCGTTTAGATGCTTTGTTAAGGCAAGCAGAGACAAAAGGGTTAAAGTCCCTGAAAGCTGCGGAAATTAGAGAATTAGCAAGTTTATATCGTTCCGTAGCGGCAGATTTAGCCCGCGCCCGCACGCAACAAGTTGGTAATATTTTGATACAAAACTTGCAATTATTGACCACTCGTGCATATACACAAATTTACCAAGGTTCACGACGGCAGGAATGGCAAGCTGTGGTGGAGTTTTACCGATGGGGACTACCAGAGGTGATACAGCAAACATTTCCATATACTGCTACGGCTACAGCTTTGTTTTGTTTGGGAGTGATAGTTGCTTGGTGGTATGCGTGGCAAGATCCGACATTTATGTCCCTCATAGTTCCAGAACAATTAATTTCCCAAGTGCGAGATGAAAATAAATTGTGGATGGGTTCGATTGTGGGGATTGAACCTTTGGCTTCTAGCGGCATTATGATTAACAACATCAAAGTGTCCTTTGGTGCGGTGGCTGGAGGGATGACAGTTGGAGCTTTTACGACCTATATCATGGTATTTAATGGCTTATTAATTGGTGCGATCGCTACTTTGGTAGGTCAAAACAATTTAGCTTATCCTTTTTGGGCTTTTGTCTTTCCCCACGGTGCTTTAGAATTACCCGCTATCTTTTTCGCTGGGGGGGCTGGGTTTTTATTAGCAAAAGCAATTTTATTTCCTGGTCAATATCGCCGGGGAGATGCCTTAAAATTTTATGGTTCTCAAGCAGTACAATTAGTATTTGGCATTGTGCCAATGTTAGTAATTGCCGGGATAATTGAGGGCTTTTTCTCTCCTAATCCTATAGTTCCAGACCCATTAAAGTATCTATTTGGTTTAGGATTATTCATAATTTTAGTCATATACTGTAACCGCAAACGTACATCCGTCAAAAGTTAGAATTTTAAAGATTGAATTTCTCTGTACGGTTATTGCGATCGCCCCTGTTCATAAAACCGAACCTACAGCTATTTAACAGTGATCTAGTGTGTTAGTGAGGAAGCTTGAGATTGAGTTTTTCACCACTAAAGATTAATCGGAAAAATATACTGTCCACCTAGCACTAAAAAGCGTGAAATTAGGCTTCCTAAACCCAAATAGTGGATTGTAGAGGTGATATTATGGCACTCATTAGATGGGAACCATTCCGGGATATTGAACGCTTAGAACCATTCCGAGAAATTGATACTTTGCAACGGCAAATGAACCGTCTGCTGGAAAGATTAATGCCAACAGATGGTGGTGAAAGAACCGGATTGGCATTCATACCTGCGGCTGAACTCGAAGAAACAGATGATGCCGTTCATCTGAGACTAGAAGTACCCGGTTTAGAATCTAAAGATATTAACGTCGAAGCCACTCCTGAATTTATTGTGATTAACGGTGAACGCAAAACTGAAACTAAGACTGAAGAAGGTGGCATGACTCGTTCTGAATTTCGGTACGGTAGATTCCACAGAGAAATACCATTGCCTTGTCAAATTCAAAACGACAAAGTACAAGCTGAATACAAAAACGGCATTCTCCGTCTTACCATGCCGAAAGCAGAATCTGAAAGACAAAAAGTTGTGAAAGTTAATCTCGGTTAATTTGAGGGACTGGGAATTAGGGACTCTAAGGGACTTACAACTAAAAAAATATACAATCGCGAGGGGGAGCAGAGGAGCAGATGGGAAAATCCAATCCCCAATCCCCAGTCCCCAGTCCCCAGTCCCCAGTCCCCAATCCCCTACACCCCTAAACAGAGGAAATTCTTATGGCAAAAGTAGTTGGCATTGATTTAGGGACGACGAACTCTTGTGTTGCTGTTATGGAAGGGGGACAACCAAGCGTCATTGCCAATGCAGAGGGACAACGGATTACTCCCTCTGTTGTTGCATATACCAAAACAGGTGAACGCTTGGTGGGACAGATTGCCAGACGGCAAGCTGTGATGAACCCAGAAAACACTTTTTATTCTGTCAAACGCTTCATTGGACGCAAATTTGATGAAGTTACCCATGAAGCCACAGAGGTTTCTTATCGAATCATCCGTGACAGTAATGAGAATGTCAAATTGGACTGTCCCGCAGTTGGTAAACAATTTGCCCCTGAAGAAATTTCTGCCCAAGTGCTGCGGAAATTGGTAGATGATGCCAGCAAATATTTAGGAGAAAAAGTTACCCAAGCAGTAATTACAGTTCCGGCATACTTTAATGACTCCCAACGTCAAGCTACCAAAGATGCTGGAAAAATTGCTGGTATAGAAGTTCTCCGCATCATCAACGAACCAACAGCCGCCGCCCTCGCCTACGGTTTGGATAAAAAGCAAAATGAAACTATCTTAGTGTTTGACCTTGGGGGTGGAACCTTTGATGTTTCTATTTTGGAAGTAGGTGATGGTGTATTTGAAGTTAAATCCACCAGTGGCGACACCCATTTAGGTGGTGATGATTTTGATAAAAAGATTGTCGATTGGCTAGCTAATGAGTTTCAACACAACGAAGGTGTAGACTTGCGAAAAGATAAGCAAGCACTGCAACGATTAACAGAAGCCGCCGAAAAAGCCAAAATTGAACTTTCCAGTGCGACGCAAACTAATATCAATCTCCCCTTTATCACCGCCACCCAAGCAGGGCCAAAACACCTGGATATGACCCTGACACGGGTGAAATTTGAGGAGATGTGCGCCGATTTATTTGACCGTTGTCGTAAGCCTGTCCAACAAGCATTACAAGACGCTAGACTTTCTAACGCTGAACTGGATGAAGTTGTCTTAGTTGGTGGTTCAACGCGCATTCCTGCGGTGCAAGCATTAGTCCGGCAACTAACAGGGAAAGACCCATGTCAAGGAGTGAACCCAGATGAAGTGGTAGCGGTAGGTGCAGCCATTCAAGCGGGTGTGTTATCAGGCGAAGTCAAAGATATCCTGCTGTTGGATGTCACACCGTTGTCCTTGGGTGTGGAAACTCTGGGTGGTGTGATGACTAAGATTATTGAACGCAACACCACCATCCCGGTGAAGAAATCAGAAACCTTCTCTACCGCCGCCGATGGACAATCAAATGTCGAAATTCACGTCCTCCAAGGAGAACGAGAATTAGCTCAAGATAACAAAAGTTTGGGTAATTTCCGTTTAGATGGCATTCCCCCAGCACCTAGGGGTGTACCACAAATTGAAGTCACCTTTGATATTGATGCTAATGGTATTCTCTCGGTGACGGCAAAAGACCGGGCAACCAGCAAACAGCAATCGATTTCGATTACAGGTGCTTCTACACTGGATAAACGTGATGTGGAACGCATGGTGAGGGATGCAGAAGCCCACGCCGCCGAAGATCGTCAGCGCCGTGAACAAATTGATGCCAAGAACATAGCAGACTCTCTGGTATATCAAGCAGAAAAACAAATGCGTGATTTGGGCGATAAAGTCAACGCCAGCGACAGGAGTCGAGTGGAAGGATTAGTCAACGATTTACGGGAAGCGATTAATCAAGATCATAGCGATCGCATTAAGTCTTTAACCAATGAATTACAACAAGCCCTGATGCAAGTTGGTAGTGCCGTTTATGCCCAAGCCGCAGGAACTACGGGAAGTACAACCCCAGGTGAAGAAAGAGGCGGCGGTGACGATGTGATTGATGCTGATTTTGTCGAAAGTAAATAGTGGCGAGTGCTGTTAGCGGAAGCGGGGCGATGAGCTGCGTAATGAGTGCTGAGTAAAGTATTTTTACTCAGCACTTTCAGTAGATAAACATCGAAAATGTAAACTCCTTACTATTTTGGCAGATGAACAAGTCCACTAAATATAGATCATATTTGATTGCATCCTGCTAAGAGCATAAAACTTGAGTAGCAAAAGTACAATGTGGACACTCTCATTGGTTTGTTATAAATCTTTGTAAAGAAACCCGGAAAATAGTGATTTCCTAAATTGTTCTACTTTTTGTATTTAATACTTCAGAGATATGGAAGTAAATAGTACCTAGATGTTGATAATGAACTATATGCTAAGAAGATGACTAATTTATGACTCCCGGTTTCTACTATGCCAACTTGACATTTATTGTTCTGCACAAAATTGCTGATTAGAATCGAGTAGATAAGTAAACACACACTGATCCCTGTTTGTTTGCTTGAATAGCTATATTGATAGGATTGAAATTCAACATTCTTGATTATGGCCAGTAAAGTAATTAATGTTAGAGAATATACTGTCAAAGCCCATCAAAGGCTAATTCACACACGCGTTTTTAACTTCGTCTGTAAAGAGTGCAACGAAACTACAAAACGC carries:
- the holA gene encoding DNA polymerase III subunit delta, with product MPIYVYWGEDDFALEKAVTLLRDRILDPLWISFNYTGFPPEQSDAVIAALNQAMTPPFGAGGRLVWLNNTTVFQQCPDHLLAELTRTLSVIPENSVLLLTSRNKPDERLKSTKLFKQLATEYREFPLIPPWKTELLIQAVNQAAQTVGVRLTAKAAEVLAEAVGNDTRLLYNEIEKLRLYAEDGNQPIEVDTVTLLVRNNTQNSLQLAAAIRTGDTAKALTVLADLINAAEPGLRIVATLIGQFRTWLWVKLMMESGERNSQAIAQAAEVGNPKRIYFLQQEVQSLSLRQLLSCLPLLLELEFSLKQGFGEISTLQTKVIELCQVCRRN
- the dnaK gene encoding molecular chaperone DnaK; translated protein: MAKVVGIDLGTTNSCVAVMEGGQPSVIANAEGQRITPSVVAYTKTGERLVGQIARRQAVMNPENTFYSVKRFIGRKFDEVTHEATEVSYRIIRDSNENVKLDCPAVGKQFAPEEISAQVLRKLVDDASKYLGEKVTQAVITVPAYFNDSQRQATKDAGKIAGIEVLRIINEPTAAALAYGLDKKQNETILVFDLGGGTFDVSILEVGDGVFEVKSTSGDTHLGGDDFDKKIVDWLANEFQHNEGVDLRKDKQALQRLTEAAEKAKIELSSATQTNINLPFITATQAGPKHLDMTLTRVKFEEMCADLFDRCRKPVQQALQDARLSNAELDEVVLVGGSTRIPAVQALVRQLTGKDPCQGVNPDEVVAVGAAIQAGVLSGEVKDILLLDVTPLSLGVETLGGVMTKIIERNTTIPVKKSETFSTAADGQSNVEIHVLQGERELAQDNKSLGNFRLDGIPPAPRGVPQIEVTFDIDANGILSVTAKDRATSKQQSISITGASTLDKRDVERMVRDAEAHAAEDRQRREQIDAKNIADSLVYQAEKQMRDLGDKVNASDRSRVEGLVNDLREAINQDHSDRIKSLTNELQQALMQVGSAVYAQAAGTTGSTTPGEERGGGDDVIDADFVESK
- a CDS encoding DUF1868 domain-containing protein, whose protein sequence is MDDNYQTYLNRVARMTLPEAYRSQVQHIQESYKFQPSSGSRKAVPFPGYTLITPSAAEDVDNSTFYATLAAYQQELLQLPLGKDLIVPVPAASFHLTLADLIWDSAYRDASENNPDFEQQLHSCIAETFQQYQQSLTQESHGISWQTLGLIVMPRAIGVCLVPKDERCYEQIIKFRRTVYQNPKLIALGIEQHYHFTAHVTLGYFGDVTPELDRTNLGNLLTELNQKWLDMPEILIRRVELRKFDDMTRYYRQTDWPSLEF
- a CDS encoding RDD family protein, with product MHLFNRVKYHTPESVELEFTLAGIGNRAWALLIDYLALAAILVIFLIAWIIIAGQLSDFWQQVFGSTVGLWLIAITFIVSFVIYAGYFVFFETLWQGQTPGKRAANIRVVRDDGRPIGLQQATLRALLRPFDEFLFIGACLIIFSRQEKRLGDLAAGTIVIQAEIPTTSANFIISEQAKSFYEELSQITDLSILLPDDFAVISEYLKRRSAMSHKARNALALKLAQQLQAILNIQQLPEKVSPDVLLEAVYLAYRNREWGVGSGE
- a CDS encoding stage II sporulation protein M; protein product: MNIQRWIARREANWQRLDALLRQAETKGLKSLKAAEIRELASLYRSVAADLARARTQQVGNILIQNLQLLTTRAYTQIYQGSRRQEWQAVVEFYRWGLPEVIQQTFPYTATATALFCLGVIVAWWYAWQDPTFMSLIVPEQLISQVRDENKLWMGSIVGIEPLASSGIMINNIKVSFGAVAGGMTVGAFTTYIMVFNGLLIGAIATLVGQNNLAYPFWAFVFPHGALELPAIFFAGGAGFLLAKAILFPGQYRRGDALKFYGSQAVQLVFGIVPMLVIAGIIEGFFSPNPIVPDPLKYLFGLGLFIILVIYCNRKRTSVKS
- a CDS encoding DUF4168 domain-containing protein, giving the protein MKKIANLFYQTRMQEILTKTLFVGMITSASLVFSTLKVDAQVTSVNNIEITNYAKAVLAMEPARQQAFGEIKKVIGNADIPKIVCNDPKSMNGLPSQARDIAVNYCNQSQQIVEEHGLSIDTFNKITMELQSNNNLKRQVYNTLIRLQKKPGS
- a CDS encoding DUF975 family protein, with protein sequence MAGNLGSPDPIQPLSVGNVVSAGMRLYRSHLKEYFLLALQAYLWILVPVYGWAKFYALTSLISRLAFGELVNQPESISSGKRFVNSRLWQFLLAMLLLFLVGIGIVIGMVIIFAILGLLSAALVGGIGQQGNPATFLVIGLIAFVVGIVALLAVLWLVTRFYLVDLPLAVEDNIDGASAISRSWELTKGYVWRILLISFVGFLITIPIQIVVQILTRILQLVFLPLIQEGGTVYLLPYLVLVFAISFSSGAVIVPLLQTIKAVVYYDLRSRREGLGLKLRDREI
- a CDS encoding hybrid sensor histidine kinase/response regulator; the encoded protein is MLEVNRLRLQVARNSLVAKVASAIAVLVGSLVLIGWWLDIEALKLVFLNIPATMKPNTALCFLLSGVALWFLSWRQVRAAFRNLEPEATTKNHKVNYLRLSEVCAVAVIVIATLTLSQYIFGGNLGIDELLVGKSSMPLTTLHPARMGWNTALNFLLVGTALEILVYEQNKRSYWYAQLLSLIAAVIALQVIIAYVYKVQVFYSLTTSNIPCMSLYTAILFMVLCMGLLWGWAEQGLMKIVISDTYGGLMARRLLVGAIAGPLLLGWLIVEGQRAGQYGPAYAVSIFAVILIVIFAVLVWQSAVIIELLSQQRDRAQATVKASEQKLRSFVDANVIGILFGDIYGGIQQANDAFLEMVGYTQEDLLAGRLKWNHITPPEYLTLDEQGIAEARANPKGACTPYEKEYICKDGSRIPVLVGYVLLGEYKEESVVFIINLQESKQAQEKILQLNKDLQRRVVELQTLLEVIPIGIGIAEDPQCHTIKVNPAFAKQLGISPQINASLSAPLDEKPTQFKVYRQGRELLPEELPMQYAAAHGVEVLDFEVDVVHKNGQITKLLEYVAPLFDEEGKTRGCIGAFLDITERKYTEELLRNQQQWLEAVLNLMPRPLLLIEPGTARVTFANRAADELAGGEFPKGVPAAEYHTAYYYTDAAGNRIPDEQMPGVRVARGESLHGLEMDWHTKNGIRSLLIFADTLPAMHDYPATCVLVFQDITNLKQAEKARLLNYQRLQLLFSTASDLLSSQEPLALIDSCFDKLAEQIGLDVYFNYLIEPANTQVMRLASYRGLSPELAKEIEWLSLGQAVCGIVAQQRQSICVESVQQLTDTTTELLRLVGLTAYYCYPLKAQGKILGTLGFGSRTRTSFTENQKGMMQAVCDQIAIAMERAELIASLQQQTEQLTEANRMKDEFLAILSHELRSPLNAILGWAQLLKSRKLNEIQTAKGLETIERNAKAQTQLIEDLLDISRMIRGKLRLNVCSCNLVSIVKSTIENINLAAQAKDIDVQFSLCSNLESPQPPSENLQFLVSGDPERLQQVIWNLLTNAIKFTPRGGKVEIKLSEIIEREPTKHHNKELPITYYAQIQVMDTGIGISPSFLPYVFDRFRQADSSSTRSHGGLGLGLAIVRHLVELHGGTVHVDSPGEGQGATFTVKLPLLDCCKTAIEPAMTTADNSTPLPAFPTLSGVRVLVVDDEADSRDFVSTVLQQCQAEVRTVESAQAALQMMIKWQPDVLVSDIGMPQEDGYALIRQVRSLPPEQGGQIPAAALTAYARADDRTRAIQEGYQLHLPKPIEPTELATVVASLIGNR
- a CDS encoding Hsp20/alpha crystallin family protein — encoded protein: MALIRWEPFRDIERLEPFREIDTLQRQMNRLLERLMPTDGGERTGLAFIPAAELEETDDAVHLRLEVPGLESKDINVEATPEFIVINGERKTETKTEEGGMTRSEFRYGRFHREIPLPCQIQNDKVQAEYKNGILRLTMPKAESERQKVVKVNLG